TCGCACTCTCGCACTCTCGCACCTTCGCACTATCTCGTTCTGTCCGGCCCGAGCAGCTTCTCCATGATCCCATCGAAATCGTCCGCGCTCAGGAACGGGATCTCGATCCGCCCCGCGGTGCCGCTGTGGTGGATGCGGACGCGCGTGCCGAACTCACGCTGCAGCTCCGCCTCCAGACGGCGGACCTCGGCGTCGCCCTGGACGGCGGCGGCGGGGGGATCGGCAGCCTTGCCCTTGCTGGCGGGGCGGCGGGTGCGGACGCGGTCTTCCACGGCCCGCACCGTCATCCCCGTGTCGGCGGCCTGGCGGGCGAGGTCGGCCATCTCGCGCTCGTCCTCCAGCCCCAGCAGCGCCCGCGCGTGGCCCATGGACAGCGCGCCCTCGTTCACCAGTCGCTGCACCGACGCGGGCAGGGCGAGCAGGCGCAGCAGGTTGGCTACCGTGGACCGTTCGCGCCCCACGCTCTCGGCCACCTCGGCCTGCGTGAAGCTGAACTCGTCCATCAGCCGCCGATAGGCCGCGGCCTCTTCCAGCGGCGACAGGTCGGCGCGCTGCACGTTCTCGACGATGGCCACCACCAGCATGGCGCGGTCGTCCAGCTCGCGGACCACCACCGGCACCTCGGTCCACCCCAGCCGGCGGACGGCCCGCCAGCGGCGCTCGCCCGCCACCAGCTCCCAC
The Longimicrobium sp. genome window above contains:
- a CDS encoding ParB/RepB/Spo0J family partition protein, whose translation is MAMAKKARLGRGLSALMGEYTDEPQAEAVEQPSSVPTSHITPNPFQPRREFTPEQLSELEESIRQNGLLQPLVVRRASADAPDGAEWELVAGERRWRAVRRLGWTEVPVVVRELDDRAMLVVAIVENVQRADLSPLEEAAAYRRLMDEFSFTQAEVAESVGRERSTVANLLRLLALPASVQRLVNEGALSMGHARALLGLEDEREMADLARQAADTGMTVRAVEDRVRTRRPASKGKAADPPAAAVQGDAEVRRLEAELQREFGTRVRIHHSGTAGRIEIPFLSADDFDGIMEKLLGPDRTR